One Rossellomorea aquimaris DNA window includes the following coding sequences:
- a CDS encoding thiamine pyrophosphate-dependent dehydrogenase E1 component subunit alpha: MAENRHEELGLSNEKVLEMYETMLLARKIDERMWLLNRSGKIPFVISCQGQEAAQVGAAFALDREKDYVLPYYRDMGVVLTFGMTARELMLSGFAKAEDPNSGGRQMPGHFGQKKNNIVTGSSPVTTQVPHAVGIALAGKMEKKDVVTFVTFGEGSSNQGDFHEGANFAGVHKLPVIFMCENNKYAISVPIEKQLACEKVSDRAIGYGMPGITVDGNDPIEVYKAVKEAADRGRRGEGPTLVETVSYRLTPHSSDDDDRSYRSPDEVAKAKTNDPIITFGAYLKETGVMNDDIEKEINDRIMKLVNEATDYAENAPYAEAESAMKYVYAEEK, translated from the coding sequence ATGGCAGAGAATCGTCATGAAGAGTTAGGGCTTTCCAATGAGAAAGTATTAGAAATGTATGAAACCATGCTGCTTGCCAGAAAAATCGATGAGCGCATGTGGTTACTGAACCGTTCGGGTAAAATCCCATTTGTTATTTCATGTCAAGGTCAAGAAGCGGCTCAAGTTGGTGCTGCATTTGCTTTAGACCGTGAAAAGGATTATGTACTTCCGTATTACCGTGACATGGGTGTGGTATTAACATTCGGGATGACGGCCCGGGAACTAATGCTATCAGGTTTTGCAAAAGCAGAAGATCCAAACTCAGGTGGACGTCAAATGCCTGGTCACTTTGGTCAAAAGAAAAATAATATCGTAACGGGTTCATCTCCTGTAACCACTCAAGTGCCGCATGCCGTTGGTATCGCTCTTGCAGGCAAAATGGAGAAGAAGGATGTTGTGACGTTTGTGACGTTCGGTGAAGGGTCTTCCAACCAGGGAGATTTCCACGAAGGCGCAAACTTTGCAGGTGTACATAAACTTCCTGTAATTTTTATGTGTGAAAACAATAAATATGCGATTTCGGTTCCGATTGAAAAACAACTAGCTTGTGAGAAAGTGTCCGATCGTGCAATTGGATATGGAATGCCTGGAATCACGGTTGATGGAAATGACCCAATCGAAGTTTATAAAGCGGTCAAAGAAGCAGCGGATCGCGGCCGTCGCGGTGAAGGTCCAACCCTTGTTGAAACAGTTTCTTATCGTTTGACTCCTCACTCCTCTGATGATGACGATCGAAGCTATCGCTCTCCTGACGAAGTGGCAAAAGCGAAAACAAACGATCCAATCATCACGTTTGGTGCTTACTTGAAAGAGACAGGCGTTATGAACGATGACATTGAGAAAGAAATCAATGATCGCATTATGAAGCTCGTGAACGAAGCAACGGATTATGCAGAAAACGCTCCATATGCTGAAGCAGAATCAGCGATGAAGTATGTTTATGCAGAAGAGAAGTAA
- the lpdA gene encoding dihydrolipoyl dehydrogenase, whose amino-acid sequence MAEEYDLVILGGGTGGYVAAIRASQLGLKTAIVEKGKLGGTCLHKGCIPSKALLRSAEVYATAKHSEDFGVKINGVELDFTKVQSRKDGIVDQLHKGVQHLMKQGKIDVFEGLGRILGPSIFSPMPGTISVEMNNGEDNAMLIPKNVIVATGSRPRSLPGLDIDGEYVLSSDEALSLEVLPKSIIIVGGGVIGIEWASMLSDFDVEVTVVEYADKIVPTEDHEISKEMQRLMKKKGVKIVTSAKVLPESLEKGDGEVTIKAEHKGEEKAFTAEKILVSVGRQANVEGIGLENTDIKVEKGFIEVNDFFQTKESHIYAIGDVIGGLQLAHVASHEGITAVEHMANEKPHPIDYSLISKCIYSNPEIASVGITEQEAKEKGYNLKTGKFSFRAIGKALVYGESDGFVKIIADKDTDDILGVHMIGPHVTDMISEAGLAKVLDATPWEIAHTIHPHPSLSEAIGEAALAVDGKAIHS is encoded by the coding sequence TTGGCAGAAGAATATGATTTAGTCATTCTAGGGGGAGGCACAGGTGGCTATGTAGCCGCCATTCGTGCTTCTCAACTTGGATTAAAAACAGCAATCGTTGAAAAGGGAAAACTGGGGGGGACATGCTTACACAAAGGATGTATACCTAGTAAAGCTCTTCTTCGCAGTGCTGAAGTATATGCTACAGCTAAACACAGTGAAGACTTTGGTGTGAAAATCAATGGAGTAGAGTTAGATTTCACAAAAGTTCAATCTAGAAAAGACGGGATCGTTGACCAGCTTCACAAAGGAGTTCAACACTTGATGAAACAAGGCAAGATCGATGTCTTTGAAGGACTTGGACGTATATTAGGACCTTCTATTTTCTCCCCAATGCCTGGGACGATTTCGGTTGAAATGAACAATGGGGAAGATAATGCTATGTTGATCCCTAAGAATGTGATCGTTGCAACAGGTTCAAGACCTCGTTCTTTACCTGGCCTTGATATTGATGGAGAATACGTATTATCCTCAGATGAAGCGCTTTCACTTGAAGTTCTTCCTAAATCGATCATCATCGTTGGCGGAGGGGTCATCGGTATTGAGTGGGCTTCCATGCTGTCTGACTTTGATGTAGAGGTAACCGTCGTGGAATACGCTGATAAAATCGTACCAACCGAAGACCATGAAATTTCTAAAGAAATGCAGCGCTTAATGAAGAAAAAAGGTGTCAAAATCGTGACAAGTGCAAAGGTGCTTCCTGAATCCTTAGAAAAAGGGGACGGAGAGGTCACCATTAAAGCTGAGCATAAAGGAGAAGAAAAAGCCTTTACAGCGGAAAAGATCCTTGTATCTGTAGGGAGACAAGCGAACGTTGAAGGCATTGGCTTAGAGAACACAGATATTAAAGTGGAAAAAGGCTTTATTGAAGTGAATGATTTCTTCCAAACAAAGGAATCTCATATTTACGCGATCGGTGATGTCATCGGTGGACTTCAATTAGCTCATGTTGCATCTCACGAAGGAATCACTGCGGTGGAACATATGGCGAATGAGAAGCCTCACCCCATTGACTATTCCCTGATTTCAAAATGCATCTACAGTAATCCTGAAATTGCAAGCGTAGGGATCACGGAGCAGGAAGCGAAAGAAAAAGGATATAACCTGAAGACCGGAAAATTCAGTTTCAGAGCAATCGGGAAAGCTCTTGTTTATGGTGAATCGGATGGATTCGTCAAGATCATTGCAGACAAAGATACCGATGACATTCTGGGCGTGCACATGATTGGTCCGCATGTAACGGACATGATTTCAGAAGCGGGACTTGCTAAAGTATTGGACGCGACCCCATGGGAAATCGCGCACACAATCCACCCTCATCCATCCCTGTCAGAAGCGATCGGAGAAGCCGCTCTTGCTGTAGATGGAAAAGCGATTCATTCATAG
- the buk gene encoding butyrate kinase — protein sequence MQENKHRILVINPGSTSTKIGVFDDDRSIFEKTIRHDTEKINEFPTIIDQYEFRKDTILQTLDEEGINISKLSAVCGRGGLLRPIEGGTYLVNDDMLKDLKEGFSGQHASNLGGILAFEIASGLNIPSYIVDPVVVDELQSLARVSGFSLIERKSIFHALNQKAVARRVAKELGKKYEDLNLIITHMGGGITVGAHRNGKVVDVNNGLHGDGPFSPERAGTVPAGDLVDLCFSGDYYRDEIMKKLVGQGGLVGYLGTNDAVKVEKMIENGDENAKAVYDAMAYQIAKEIGSASAVLNGKVDAIVLTGGLAYGKEFVKAISNRINWIADVVIHPGENELQALAEGALRVLRSEEDYKVYPGNVKEEARV from the coding sequence GTGCAAGAGAACAAACATCGAATATTAGTCATTAACCCTGGATCGACATCAACCAAGATTGGTGTCTTCGATGATGATCGATCTATCTTTGAAAAGACGATTCGTCATGATACAGAAAAGATTAATGAATTTCCAACTATCATTGATCAGTATGAATTCAGAAAGGATACCATTCTTCAAACGTTGGATGAAGAAGGGATCAATATTTCAAAACTAAGTGCTGTATGTGGCCGTGGGGGCCTTCTTAGACCGATTGAAGGCGGCACCTACTTAGTGAATGATGACATGCTGAAGGATCTTAAAGAAGGATTCTCAGGTCAGCATGCTTCAAACCTTGGTGGGATTTTGGCATTTGAAATTGCCTCTGGATTAAACATTCCGTCGTATATTGTCGACCCTGTTGTAGTGGACGAGCTGCAATCACTTGCCCGGGTTTCAGGGTTTTCACTCATTGAAAGAAAGAGTATTTTCCATGCGTTAAATCAGAAAGCAGTAGCAAGAAGGGTCGCAAAGGAACTCGGAAAGAAATATGAGGACCTAAACCTGATCATCACTCATATGGGTGGTGGAATTACCGTCGGTGCCCACCGCAATGGGAAAGTTGTGGACGTGAATAATGGTTTACATGGCGATGGCCCATTCAGTCCTGAAAGAGCAGGTACTGTTCCAGCGGGTGATTTAGTTGACCTATGCTTCTCAGGAGATTATTACCGTGATGAAATCATGAAGAAACTCGTTGGTCAAGGTGGCTTAGTAGGTTATCTTGGAACAAACGATGCGGTAAAAGTAGAGAAGATGATCGAAAATGGCGATGAAAATGCCAAAGCCGTGTACGATGCGATGGCGTATCAAATTGCAAAAGAGATCGGATCAGCAAGTGCCGTCCTTAATGGTAAAGTAGACGCCATTGTATTAACTGGTGGTCTTGCTTACGGAAAAGAGTTTGTAAAAGCGATAAGCAACCGAATCAATTGGATAGCGGATGTCGTGATTCATCCAGGAGAAAATGAACTGCAAGCTCTTGCGGAAGGGGCATTAAGGGTCTTACGAAGTGAAGAAGACTATAAGGTGTACCCTGGAAATGTAAAAGAAGAAGCAAGAGTATAA
- the bcd gene encoding branched-chain amino acid dehydrogenase, translated as MKIFSYMEQYDYEQLVFCQDEASGLKAIIAIHDTTLGPALGGTRMWTYESEEAAIEDALRLAKGMTYKNAAAGLNLGGGKTVIIGDPRKDKNEEMFRAFGRYIQGLNGRYITAEDVGTTVADMDLIHEETDYVTGISPAFGSSGNPSPVTAYGVYRGIKAAAKEAFGTDSLEGKTIAVQGIGNVAYNMCRHLHEEGAKLIVTDINKEAVQRAVDEFGAKAVDINEIYGVDCDIFAPCALGAIINDETIPQLKAKVIAGAANNQLKETRHGDAIHEMGIVYAPDYVINAGGVINVADELYGYNSERAMKKVEQVYNNVERVIEIAKRDNVPTYVAADRMAEERIEKMRRSRSQFLQNGQHILSRRG; from the coding sequence ATGAAAATTTTCAGCTATATGGAACAATATGATTATGAGCAATTGGTATTCTGTCAAGATGAAGCTTCAGGGTTGAAAGCGATCATCGCAATTCATGACACTACTCTTGGACCTGCACTTGGAGGAACTCGTATGTGGACATACGAATCTGAAGAAGCAGCGATTGAAGATGCTCTGCGTCTTGCAAAAGGAATGACGTACAAGAATGCAGCTGCCGGGCTTAACTTAGGTGGAGGGAAAACGGTTATCATCGGTGACCCTCGCAAAGATAAGAATGAAGAAATGTTCCGTGCGTTTGGTCGCTACATCCAAGGATTAAACGGTCGTTATATCACTGCCGAAGATGTTGGTACTACAGTTGCTGATATGGACTTGATTCATGAAGAAACAGATTATGTTACAGGTATTTCACCAGCATTTGGTTCTTCTGGTAACCCATCTCCTGTTACGGCTTATGGAGTATACCGTGGAATTAAAGCTGCAGCGAAAGAAGCCTTTGGAACAGATTCACTGGAAGGGAAAACAATCGCCGTTCAAGGTATCGGTAATGTTGCGTACAATATGTGCCGCCATCTTCACGAAGAAGGAGCAAAACTGATCGTTACAGATATCAATAAAGAAGCTGTTCAACGCGCTGTAGATGAATTCGGAGCAAAAGCTGTTGATATCAACGAAATTTATGGAGTTGACTGTGACATCTTTGCACCATGTGCATTGGGAGCAATCATCAACGACGAAACCATTCCACAGTTAAAAGCAAAAGTCATTGCAGGGGCTGCGAATAACCAATTAAAAGAAACTCGTCATGGTGACGCTATTCATGAAATGGGTATCGTATATGCACCTGACTATGTCATCAATGCAGGTGGAGTCATCAACGTTGCGGATGAATTATACGGTTACAATAGTGAAAGAGCGATGAAAAAGGTTGAGCAAGTGTACAACAACGTTGAGCGCGTTATTGAAATCGCTAAACGTGATAATGTTCCAACTTACGTAGCTGCCGATCGTATGGCGGAAGAAAGAATCGAGAAAATGCGCCGTTCAAGAAGCCAGTTCTTACAAAACGGTCAACATATTTTAAGCAGACGTGGATAA
- the yqiS gene encoding phosphate butyryltransferase: MNLQSLVEKATQIENSTVAVAAAEDKEVLGAVAMAVEKDMAKFLLFGDKEEILSLLEEVAPQLRSHGNIKIKHAFSPQKAAELAVKAVKENEASALMKGNVPTAVILKAVLNKEWGLRTGNVLSHVAAFEVTGFDRLTIITDAAMNIAPDLQQKAQIIENAVEIARSIGVDHPKVAPIAAVEVVNPAMQATVDAASLTMMNQRGQIRNCAVDGPLALDNAVSHHAAEHKGIESEVAGQADILLVPNIETGNALYKSLIYFAKAKVGAVIAGAKAPIVLTSRADSAESKLYSLALAICSASNK; this comes from the coding sequence ATGAATCTACAATCTTTGGTGGAAAAAGCAACCCAGATAGAAAATTCCACTGTAGCGGTTGCTGCTGCAGAAGATAAAGAAGTCCTTGGGGCCGTCGCAATGGCAGTTGAAAAAGATATGGCCAAATTTTTATTGTTTGGTGATAAAGAAGAAATTCTCTCTCTTTTAGAAGAGGTCGCGCCACAGCTTCGATCACACGGCAACATTAAAATCAAGCATGCTTTTTCTCCACAGAAAGCAGCGGAGCTTGCTGTTAAGGCTGTAAAGGAAAATGAAGCAAGTGCTTTAATGAAAGGGAATGTTCCTACTGCTGTCATTTTAAAAGCAGTATTAAATAAAGAGTGGGGACTCCGGACAGGCAATGTTTTATCACATGTTGCAGCTTTTGAGGTGACTGGATTCGATAGATTGACAATTATTACGGATGCAGCTATGAACATTGCACCTGATTTGCAGCAAAAAGCGCAAATTATTGAAAATGCCGTTGAAATTGCCCGATCAATTGGTGTTGATCATCCGAAAGTTGCACCGATAGCCGCGGTTGAAGTAGTGAATCCGGCCATGCAGGCAACAGTGGATGCCGCTTCCCTTACGATGATGAATCAAAGAGGTCAGATTCGTAATTGTGCCGTCGATGGACCGTTAGCCCTTGATAATGCAGTTTCTCATCACGCTGCTGAACATAAAGGGATTGAAAGTGAAGTCGCAGGACAAGCAGACATCCTGCTTGTTCCGAATATCGAAACGGGTAATGCTCTTTACAAGTCCCTGATCTATTTTGCGAAAGCGAAAGTGGGGGCTGTGATTGCGGGAGCAAAAGCACCAATCGTGTTAACATCCAGAGCAGACAGTGCAGAAAGCAAATTATATTCATTGGCACTGGCTATATGCTCTGCTTCAAATAAATAA